In Saccharomyces eubayanus strain FM1318 chromosome XIV, whole genome shotgun sequence, the sequence CTGGGAAATGAAGAACGGGAGAAAGGTGCCGaacagaaacaacaaagctCAGACAGTGTTGCTAGTGATGATGTTTTAATGCCGTCCAAGGACAACTTTTTGTCCTTGAACTACGAAGCTCCCTCACCAGCATTTTCAAAGCATGATACAGGTGAAGTTCTTTTCCCCaaatttcttgatagtCACGAAGTCGACTCGATCGTTTCCTTAGAAAGAACAAGGTCTACAAAGTCTAACAAGAGAAGTTCAATGAATTCACAAAGAAGATCGCTAACAGACACATTATCGATTAAAGCACAAAGTGAGGGGATGTTCATTACTGAGGCATCTTCAGTTGTATTATCTACCCCAGATTTAACAAAATCACCTGCTAGTAGCATTTTGAAGAGTGGAAGGTTTGAATGCCAGGACAGCTTTTCGAGGGAGTTTTCATACGAAGGGAACACAAACGAAGATCATAATGCTTTCTTAAATATAAGGAATGATAATAACTTATCGAAAAATAACGAcgtatttttgaattctatTGAGCAAAAATTTGACCAATTGGTGATGGCTTCTGATGAAGAGAAAactgaagttgaaaaagatataccgaaagcaaaaatatcGCCTGTGAAGAGTATTTCCGAAAGTCAGGATCTGTATGTAGACGATGATAGTGAGTTGATTTCTGATATAATGGAATTTGCGAGTTTTATTAATTTTGGCGACGATGACATCAGTTTAGATTTAGATTTGGGAACCACAGAAGCTCCGTATAATCCTGGAAAGCCTACATTACAGGACGATAAAAATGTGAGCAGTCCTGCTACGTTTGATACAAGAAATAATCAAGAGCCTACTCGCGTGACAAGAGAACCACAGCCACATattgctgaagaagaacgaTTTGCTATGTACGAAGATGACCACCGAGACCAGTCAGCCATCTATCAACAAGACGACGGAATAATAGACGATAACGACtttgaagatgaggatTTCAATAATCATACGGACGCACCTGTAGAGGTTACGCCCAGAATCAATGCATATCTACCAGAATTTGAAGCCAATAGGCCCGTTTCTATGTCTTTCAAAGGTCTGAAAGCTCCAAGAATGaactcttcttttattgaTTCCATGACACCTAATTCACCTGCGAAATCAGATATAACAAGTATTAGTGAAACGAATGCTAAAGACAATACTGACGAAGGGGTTAGGTTTTCGTCACAGATAATTCTTTACGATACCTACGGGGAATTTGAATATGATAGGCACCCAGAGGTTTCCACCTGTAACCAACTAACTCCGCAATTGGCTCAAATGATCAAATTAGAGTTGAATGAATTAAAGAGCGTAATGGAGGTGCACGACGATTCAAGATGTTACACACACTTCTATTAAAGTAAAATCACAAGAAGTAAAAAAGGGATGAAACTATACATATCAAGACATATTAGTTTCTCATAAATTAATAATTTGTTAAAAGGAAATAAGCTTTTCTAACTTTGTTGAACTTATGCTATCAAGCAGTCTCTTTCATTACCCGGCTCTGTCACgtgaattcaaattctataaaaatttgttagagcatcaaaaataaaaaatgtaaaagaTGAGCATATGTCTAGCGTTAATTGCCACACCTTTCGGTATTAAGTACTCTATTACTTTCGTAGCACAGACAGGCCTAATCAATTCATATCCTGTAATGACATCtgattttcaatttcccaAGATAGCTTATCCAGGTAAACTAATATGTCCACAATACAGTACAGAGAATAAAGATGGTGAAGATGTAATTTTTAACTATGTTTGCGGTCCAGGGACAAAACTGCTTCAGTATGAACACAACGGGACAATGTTAGAGGCTATCACTGCCACCTTAATTGGTACAGTGAAACGCGAGGAAGTGAAGAAtactgacgaagaagaagaagaaaaacttgaGGTCGCTGACCAATCTACAGAGGAGGAAAAATCAGTGGATGCGTCTTCCAGTGAAGTGGTGAAGAGGGTTGTAAAATTTATCCGAGTTTCAGTTTTGCCGGGGGCAGATGATGATGGCAGAACTAGCAAAGATGCTAATAACGATTTTGCCAATAATCTACCGAAGGAAGGTGATATTGTGTTGACCAGAGTGACAAGACTCTCATTACAAAGAGCCAATGTCGAAATTTTGGCTGTGGAAGATAAACCCTCTCCAATTGATAGTGGAGTTGGTAGTAATGGGATGGGAATAATTGCCGCTGGTGGCGGTTCCGGAGCGGCCACGTTCTCTGTATCGCAAGCATCATCTGATCTAGGTGAGACATTTAGAGGCATAATCAGGTCGCAAGACGTGAGGTCCACTGACAGAGATCGTGTGAAGGTGATAGAATGCTTCAAGCCAGGTGATATTGTAAGAGCGCAAGTTTTGTCGCTAGGTGATGGTACTAACTATTATTTAACTACCGCGAGAAATGATCTGGGTGTAGTGTTTGCCAGAGCCGCTAATGGTGCTGGTGGATTGATGTATGCCACAGACTGGCAAATGATGACCTCACCAGCCACGGGGGTGACAGAGAAACGTAAATGCGCCAAACCTTTTTGATTCATAAAGGAGTGTTCAAAGCGCTTCGGTACATATCCATCTATACCGGTTTAGAAGAGCATatactttcttcttctgtgtCTTTGACGCACAGGTAAAAGCATGTGgagataaaaagaagacattttatacgttttgttatttttttttattatatatatattaaaagtgcattatcattatctaTCTAAACTTATTTTCAAGATGGTGTTTATTTTTCTGAGTTTACTGGGTAAATGAGTTTATCGTGAGTACCTCTTAAATCGACTTCGCTTAAACCTACAATACCGCCGAGGCTTTGGAACCTCTTGAAATAATGATCTCTCTTTTCGCGGGCAGCATCCACCAAAGATGGCCAATATACATCATGCTTATACCTGAACTTCAGTTCCCCACCATATAATGAATCCAGTTCGTCCTTAGGGACGTATTTGACAAATGGTTCATCGAAAACCAGTTTTTCACGGGTCAATGGGTCGATAAATGGATGAATCAATTTTAAGAATGTCCATGCCAACCAAGRGATATTTGTCAAAAGCGCCTTCCCGAGCCTTTCTGGATAGTGAGTTTGTAAAATATGCAGAACTTCTTTACCTACACCGATAGGTGGAATCTTACTATTACCGGGTACTTTAGGCACATCAGGATACTCCTTGAAATCTATTAGCAAAGCTAGAGAATCCTGGCCAGCTGGCATGAAATCGATGACTCTTTCCAACATAAAGACTAAGTGCTGCACTTGTCTGTGAGAGGTCTTTGTGTTTTGTCTGCCCGGTTTTAAATACAGGATGGGCCTAGCATCGTTTTCGTAACCCAGAATGACTTGCTTACCGGATTCGTTCTCTACGGCCACGGAGTCAGCGGTCAGTGTGTCACCGTGTTCCTCTCCGAGGTGGCTGATGCCAAATTCTCTTCTCCATGCCAAAGTCGTAGTGATTCTATCGATACAGTCCTTTAAGACCCATTTGGTGGCTCTTAAGTAACGCAGGAAACATTCTCTTGTCAACCAAGCTttttcctcctcctctAAGGGCttgacttcttcttctgatctatttttttcacttgtGTAGATTTTCAAGTCAGGATCACTGAAGTATTTCAGAACGTCCTtgtacatttttttttgttcatcgGTGAGTGGTTTTTCCTCTGGAATAGATACCGAGGCAGGCAAGTCCTTAATTGGCTTGTCAATCTCaattaaattttttggctCTTCAGGAacctctttcttcttggaaaatCTCTTAAACATTGTTGACTtctaatattattttccttttggcTATATGTACAGTAGATTGTTTTACTTGGTAGAGAGATAAAGGgacagaaagaaaatagaaaagatattgaacaatgtcaaaaagaaaacgaatGGAGAAGAGTCTATCTAagataatatatatgtggatatatatatataaatacaatGGATGCTGTTAGAGCATGTACAAGAATCAAATACGCATTTAGTGCGTGAATCCGTTGCGATAAAGATCTGGACATATATACTGAGATATATCGCATAGTTGCACTCAATATAGTCGAGGAGTCGggtggaaaagaagaaaaaaaaaagcataaATAATTACTAAGACGGAAAGGCAAAGAGATGACGCGCAACGCGCGAAAATCGCTTATAAATGGGAGACCCGTTGCTTCCGGCTGCCTTCCTTTCTCCGCGGAGCGTGGACCCGTATCCGTGGGGAGTGCGGTGGATTGTCGCGCCTACCGCCGGCAGTGGGGTTGCAAGGGTGCTATTTCCGCGGATCGTGGATATACGGCCGGGTAGCGGGCATGTTGGCGGTCACGTGCGGCGTAGTATTTCCGGCAGGACCGGCATTTTGTACGAAGATGCccgatttcttcttcttgtggCCTTTCGGTACGGTATTAGCGGTGGCAGTTGACGTAGAGGAGGAAGCGGTGTTTGTGTGGGGATGGTGATCATTGGTAATCGATGCTGGAGCGGGACGAGGAAGTGCAGTGTTGATCTTGGTCGCCACCCTGGGTAGTGCGGGTTTTTTTCGGTTGAGAAAGATCGACGGTAATTCGAACcttctcttcttgatcGGTGCGGCGGGAACTAGAGCgtctttcttctcttctgtAGGACCGTCCCCTTCTCGGTCTGTTTTGACGGGTTCCGGCCTGGACAACGTTGCATCCTTCTTTGGAGACGATGGCTGTCCGCCAGCTTTCCCGCCAAACGCTACACGCTGTGCATGCCTTTTCGCAATGTTGAACCCGCCGTCTTTGAAATGCTTTAGTCTGGATTCGTGATCTCTCAATGATTTCATGTACAGTTGCGAGTGGGGTCCGCTGTCCGACCTCGTGGTCTTCCTGgggtttcttctttggaagtAAACAGTATGGTCTACTACTAcagtttgctttttctctctttcttgttttagTTTCAGCATTTCTGATCGCAGCCTCTCTGcgctttcttcttgtttcttttccacaTCCTGCTGGTACTTCGAGTATAACATTCTGTAGGGTATGCGGTACTTGTTGTTCCGGGGGTCTTTGACCACCGACTGTCGTATACAGAGTTTTATTAGGTCTTGATCCGAGTGGTAAAGTTGTATGTCATTCTCCTTTATGAAAGTGATATAATATTTGCAAATGGAATCTCTTTTGGATACAAATTGTTCCTGCACATTGGTCGGAAAATCTTGCTTCAGCATTTCTAGCCATAgatcatcgtcatcaaatatcaacaaaACGTTGCTTTTCTCTAGTTTCAACAGCTGCGGTATTTTGACTTTTTgcagtattttttttagcagATGGTAGGGAACATTACTGACAGATTGTATATTGGAGTGATTTCTCATCAACGAGATTTCACATAATGTTCTTAAACTTTTCATGTTTCGACATCAATCGGTTCGTGCATGTACTTTAACGTATATTGTTACTAAATTCTCATCTATTTATATCTCACGCGATGTGTCTGCCCCATATGTACCCTCTTTCTCTAGTAATTGAagcttgaaattttcgatTCTCGCCTTTGTTTAGATCATCGTGCCAAATGccgagaaaaaaaggtacAGCATACGCACATCTCAAAGAACGCCCTCGAATACAATGGGTAATAAACGTATGCTatagaaaaatcaatgatgTTGTAGTTATTATAAAAACAATTTGACACATCTAATGCTACAATTTAAAAGGGAGGTAAATGAAAAACCGatgaattaaaaaattatacTAAAATTACTATATACTTTCGTGACCTGCTCGATTCTATTTTTCATGAGAATCGTTTGCTTGCCTGTCTATGTACAATCCCTTACATCCGTCTCTCCTTCTCTTGTGCCTCTGCAGAAAAAAGCCCCTAAGGTTACTACTCACCACGTAATGCTTTAATTACAGCAGGCCTTCTCATCATATGCTTGGTCCACTTGTAAACTTCGGGAAATTCAATTTTGACATTAATGCCGATCCTATCCACAACGTTATTCCATGGAACAAAGGCTAAATCTGCTATAGTCAATTTGTCTCCTACAAGCCATACAGGATAGTCAAAAAACCGACTTTGTGACATGGGTGTTGTCCCAGCAGAATATGCTGCCGCATTATCTGTGTCCAATTCCATCACTAATGCTTCTCTACGTTCGGCTAATGCCATTTCTACCACACCGTAAACTCTTCTGACTTCATCCGTGTATCTTTCCACAGCACTTGCAATTTTTTGGGAGTGGAAGTATCTAAAATGTAAAGCCTGTCCAATCATTGGTGCATGACCAGAAGTCTGAAAGAACAGCCATGCGTTGATTTGAGACTGTTCTGCTAAATCATCAGACCAAAGTAGTGGATTACCGGTCTCCTTGTAATATTTGTTTACTAGATGTAGCAAGATTGCGCCCGACTCCCAAATGGATAAGTTGTCCATGTTGTGATCGATCAAGGCTGGAACCCTGGCATTTGGATTTACAGAGACAAATTCAGGAGCCCTGTGTTCCCCCAAATTGAAATCTAGAAAAATCGTGTTATAATGAAACCCGAGTTCACTCAATACTATAGCGACTTTAAACCCATTAGGGGCAGATCTGTGAGAGAAAAGGGTATATCCTTCTAGAGGTTgctcttgaaaaaactttgtAATTCTTGAATACTCCACATGACTCATATCTGAGAATGCCTGCTGCTGTTGTCGATGCTGTTCTAGAGTATCTTTGATATTGTTCtcgttgttattattttgggTACCATTACGGccattgttgttattttgAACGctactattactatttaCACCGGCAGGGAACTCGAAATTTATATTGCTCTGGTCAGTGGTGGTATTACTGTTTCTATTCCCTATATTTACTTGGCGGAGAGCATTGGATAGATTGGATACTTGGTTACCGTTGTTATTCATCTTTCCTGTACAGTTTATTTTCTCCTCCTTACAACGATATGactaacaaaaaaatgaaaaaacgaaattgagacgaaaaaaataagattAGCACGGGGACTTTTAGAATTCGGTTCAATCAGTCTAGTTCTTATGGGCAGTTACAAACAGGCTGatcgaaaacgaaaaatgtTCAgtgttctttttcaccCTCGAGTGAAGTACGCTTTGGATTTTTGTATGGTTGTTTTCTCAGCCAAGTGAATGAGAAAAATACATGTTGAAGCCACTCTTCCTCAAAAATTCATTAGTGGCAGGCAGCTCATCAATTCTCCTATTCGGcgaaaaatgaaaaaaaactgcaaGGTGGGGGAAATCACCCGGACTGAACAATGTGAAATAGACAACCGCTACAGTCATGTTTAAGTGATTGGATGTAACAGCTCAAAAACTTTTAGTCTatacttatatataaatgacCTTGGTTCAACTTAGGATGCGAGCACCTctatttcttgtttaccTTGACTTTCCTACTCTTTGCCTGGCTTTTCACCGAGGCATGCCCCGCTATCTTCACATGCGTAAATAGCTTGTTTCGACTATCAAATGATTCTCCACAGGTACCGCATTTTTCGATCACGGCAAATGGAGATGCTGAAGGTAATGGAGTAGTTAGAGATGGGGTGCTTCGCGCAGATttggagtttttttttggtggtttaccctttttcttcttcgctTTTGTAGACCAatcttcatcgtcgtcgCTTTGGAAGCCGTTGCCATTCAACGACGCTAGAAGATCGTTCAATTCGTCGCCTCTTTTATCCATATCGTCGTCAGATGAATCTGTTTCGTCAATTTCTGTCTCTGCAttgtctttcttcttgtttttcttcttcttcttcttcttcttattattaCCTTTCGTGCGTACTTGCacatcttcatcagaaCTGACGTCTTCCACCTCTATTTCCATTTCCACTTTTACACTATCGTCCTCggtttcatcttcagatGAACTTTCTGCTAGTTTTCTCTCAATCTCAGCAAGTTCAGCTTGTAATGCTTCCAAATCAATGTtatctttctcttcaacAACCTCATCCGCTgaatcaaaattttcaagatcCGAAAGATTGTCTAGCCCAAGGGTTatgttttcctctttcatttcttttcgaATCTCGGccatatttttcttgtgcAATTTAGTGTTCGTgtgatttttcaattgttttTCAGACTTGAATGTTTTATTACAGATAAAACACTCGTAGATCAATACctcatcttctttatcatccttagagttttcaaattcccCAAAATTATCATAGACTTTTTCCAGTTCATCccagttttcttcttttacagTTTGCCAACTCTGTAGATTGAAACTGGCTTTACATTCGTTGTCGTTCAGACTACTAGATTTCTCTTTATTCCTCGAATTCtttaattcatttttcctctgttgttcttttagTTTACGTTGTTCTTCTGCAAATTTTGCGCCTTCTTTCATTCTTTTGTCAAGCTTCTTGATAAAAACGACAAACCTTTTGACTGTTTTATTGTACTCATTTCGGGCCTGTTGTCTTGCTTTCTCGTTTCTTCTATTAACTTCCCTCTTAGTTCTTCTGTCATAACTTTTGGAATACATGTATTCGTCTTTCCAACTGAAGCTTTTCAATGTATTGAAGGTCGACCAAATTTTATAAAAGTTCTTTAAGTATTCATAGTTTGTAGATGAATACCCGAATAAAGGATATAGAAGCATATCGGTTTTATTCATGTACTTATCACACGCCTTTAAATACCCAGTGTTATTTACATCTTGCTCAAAGACATCGTCTTGATACTCGTTGAATCTTCCCAGACGTTTACCATTCAATACTTCATCTTTGGCTAATTTAGCAAATATCTTTCCTGCAATTTGATAGATCCCTGCAGCCGAGTTGTCCACCTTTGTATATAGGGCagaattgaagaacaaaagcaacTCATCAGCAGTGACACCTGTGACAGCAGCGTCCACTTCATAATCGCAGTATCCATCAGCATCCGGTGGAGTATCATTTAAAATTTGTTCCTTGTGTGAATCGTACCATGCCCTTTCCTGAGAGTCAGACAGCACTTCATAAGCAGCTCGAATAATAGCAAAATTTTCTGTGGCCTCTTCAACATTATCCGGGTTTTTATCTGGGTGATATTGTAAAGCTTTTTTACGATAcgcttttttcaattcaagATCAGAAGCATGCGATTCGACTCCCAAAAGTTCGTAATAGCAAGTCTTCataaatttcttttaaataTCAGACTACTGAAACCAAAGGGTTATTATTTTCGTCTTGTTAAATTCggttttcaaatattctaATAACTATGAtcatatgtatatttgcGATGACttcatattttttcctatgtacttctttttctttttctttcactcGTtgcattaaaaaaaaaatgtacaCACatagaaataaataagtaTTTCACAatacttgaaaaactagaaaaaTAACTATTAACCCCTTTGTACTTAAAACAATGAATATGAATACATATATCCTAGAATATTCAGCTTCTAGTCTATTTTTAGTTACAATTACAACCGTTTATTCTTTgaccaaaaataattataaaaaaaatcaccTGACCATCTTTTCCAAGATATAATCATACAGATGATCCAGGCATCTCTCCAAATGGTGATCTATGGTGTCAATCCTACGTGTAGTCATGAATTCATAGTATGCCTGATCCGTAAACTTTTTTAGattcatttcttgattATATATCTGTCTATGAAGGCGTTGGGCAAAGTTGGACAGTAATATACTTTCATATTTCAGTTTAATTGCTAATAAGGGGATTTTTCTCCGTAATTTGGAGTAGGGAATTCCAATAGCAAGTACGATTTCTTTGACAATATTTTGTAAGTCTGTTAGACATGCTGAATCAATCTGTTCGATCATAAGAAGATTACATTCTTCAACAGAAATATCTGACCTTGATTGTAGAATCTCTTTTATAGTAATCCTTTCAGAAGTATTTCCCTCTAAGTTACCCAAACGTGACTTTAAATGGGTCAGTTCTTTTGACATGCtatttgtcttcttctcaAACTCCCCTATCGTTTGGTCCTTATCTTTCAGTGCTGCCTCATagctttctttgtttctctCCCATGATCCCAGTCTTTCATTTAAACTTTCTAGCTtagtttttatttcttcgtTGCAACCTTTTAacatttccttttcgtcaTTGCTTAATTTCTCAAATTTATCGCACAGAACTTTATTTTGCTTGGATAGGGTCTTATTTGTACCAAGtaaattattatttttttctcttatGGCTTGAAtttctgattttttgttttctaattcATTTTGGAGATCGCTATTTTCCGATTTTGCGTTTTCTAAACGTTGTGACATACGATTTTGCTCATCTAAATGTGACTGTCGTAAAAATCCTATGATATTAGGATATTTTTCCCGTAATAGTCCATCCAAATTCAAGGATGCGTCCTCAGAGTCATatagttcaaaaaataatataccGATTGGTATTGTGAACAATTCAACATTTCGAAGAGAGTCAGTAAGACTCAATAGTGCAGTTTGTTTTGTTCGAATAGTATCTTTAGCCTTTTCTAGTAACTCCTTCGTATGTGAGAACTYTTCCGTTATATTTTCAATCATtactgttttttcttcgagttttttttcattgtttgaGTTCTTGTCACTGAATTTCTTGGCGATATCTAGTTCTCTTTGTAAAGAGTTTGAtctttcctctttttctaaattcTCTTTGCCTAATTCAATAATCCTCTTTTGGTATCCGAGTATAACGCTTTCCAAAATCTGAAGATCTTCCTTTGATAGAGAAGCTTGTAATGGAACAGTTGCACCGTTACAGTCTTCTATGGAGAGGTCAGGCGATAAATTTTCATTGGACGTTTGAGAAGAACCACGCTCATTCGCTTTCGTGAAATGCTTCGCAGAAGAGTCTTCCCTTGGGGTGGAATGGATAAAATTCGGTACATCTCCTTTGTGACTTTCGGTTACTTTGGTGGAACGATGTCGTCCATTGTGTGATCTTTCTTGTAATCCGGGAGATTCTTGAAGATTTGTATTCCTGGCGTAGTTCATGCGATCCATAGATGGtggtttattttcttcagaagAATCTCTAACATTGGAGAAGTTACGCTTGATAACATCGTCAGGGTTAACGAACAAAGGCAAAATAGACTTCCCAACATGGTTCTCGTTAAGCCAGTTTTGTGGGATCTGCTGTTCGTCCCTCTCCCCAGTGTCATCGGAAACAGGAGAGTCTAAATGCTCGTTGAATGGAAAATTCATTAGATCAAAATCGGTCATGATGTACAAACAAACAACCAATATTCGCTAACGATTTAATTGCTCTATCGGTTTTCACTTACAATCTACTCTATTTTAAAAGCATCATCATTgttatttattattgtcaaTATTCCACAAAAAGCGCTCAACGCCTCACGTCGCGCAACGCGAAAGTTCCGAATAGAATGGGCATTAACagatataaaaatatatcagGTATATACTCGAAGATGCGTACCTACCAACACATCTCGAAGGGGCAGCCTTTTCTTCTACCTTACACAGATAATTATACTAAAACATTCAGCTGCTATTAAGAGAAGTAATGCAACAACAACCCTTCCAAAGTACTAATTGTCGCTGTGCCTCAAACCCGATCTgctctttttgattttggcaAAGATAGGCTCGCTAATACCCTTATTACCTTGAATACCGAGACCCTCTCCACTTCTCCAACCAAGTTTTTCCAGCATTCTTCTGCCAATATTTTCGTTCCCAATTTCTGGGGCGTCTTTCCCAACAATCTCGCcttctttgatttggaatTTTCCTCTGATCGTTTTAGTTCTTTCAAACACAgcttgttcttctcttgGCCTTTTCACATCGATTCTCATAAATACTGGTCTCTGCCTTAACAATTGGTCAATAAGGTTATGACTTGGGGTGGaccattttgttttttttactttttcgACCACTACAGATGTGTGATTAGCTTTcccaatttttgaagtcttCATGTTATAGTGTTTGGCAAGTTTCATAACTGTTTTGTTTCCATGAGGATCTAATGGAGGAAAGGTGAGCCTGTCTTTGTTTCTTGACAAAAATAACTCAAATTCGTCCCTTATATTCTGAACATGGAAACCGTATGGGTATTTCTTGAACAGATCATCTGAATTCTTATTCTCTTTATCAATAAAGTCCTCcttgtcttttctcttctttgccTTGTTTTCTAGACGCTTGCTTAGTTTATTTTGTAGTGTGATCATTGTTTCTGTATCCAATGCCAATGATTCATCTATCAgtagcttcttcttcttgcctTTACCCTTAGTTTCCAAAGACTTGCTTTCAAAAGTCCTGGATCTATCAATGTCATGCTTCAATGTGTATGCAATAAGATCGTTCAACCCCTCTTCCATATCACTATATACAATTGAAGAGTCTAAATCTTCATCATatttgtcttcttcgtcactGGAATCGGAAATCTGGATATCAGAGTAGGTTGGCTCAGGTGGTTCAACTTTTGGTATAAGAGAATTTTTgacaaaattcaaatatgCGGATAATCTATATTCAGGAAGACCCAAGTCATCTATAATGAAATCAGCAAGCAGGTCCTGATCAATCCAATGAAAATCGTAATCTCCCAGTAATCGATAACATTGCAAGTAGTATGAATTATCGGCTCCACCCATCCTAATATTAGTGACCACTATGTCATTTGTATTTATAACAaagtcttcttctttgaatcCGAACTCTACTTCATCACTCACAGGTGATTGTACATTGCCATCTTGGTCTTCAGGCGCTTTATTGCCGTTGGTCGAAAGGGATTTTATATCTTGAGTTAATTGTGGGCTGGGACTTGGTAAAAGACTAACATCATTTGGAGCGTTCAAATAGTAATCGTCAAAATAAGATTCGTCTTCGACGTCACTATCGTCAAAACGTTCGTACTGAGCGTCGCTACTGTTTTCAGTTTCTATCTCATAAGCAAGTTCATCATCGCTTGAATCGTTGTTTTCCATATTTTGCATCACACCTGAAATGTAATCAGCAAATGGGTGATATGTCTTACTACCTTTATTAGGAACATCAACTCcaacatcttcattttcgtcaCCTTCTGCAACATTAAGTTCAACCTTTCCGATTGTTAAGATAGGATTGAACTCTACTGCGATTTCCTTGGGTTTTAGAACCTCTTCAATACGGACCcgttttattttatttgaatCTAGTCGTTTTTGGCCTTCTTCATctacaaagaaaagttcGGTGTCTTTAATCTCAGAAGTGGAAGAGGAGAGTGAGGACAAAGACGGTGGTGATATCGGgctttcatcatcttcgcTTCTGATGTATTCATTGCCTACGTCTTGGGCGGTGTAAACCTGCTCTGtagtttcttcatcagcTGGTGCTTTCGTGTCAGCGAGGTCCCTGTTATGAGCAGCAAGACTTTTTTCCTGGAGTTTTTGAACCATATCATGAGATGGATCGTAGACTTCTTTAGCTTTGACAAATTCCATGGGTCTTTTGCGAAAGGTTGCTTTGCCTTCCTGTAAATTGTTTGAAGAGTCATTACGGTGGCCTGGTCTCATGCCACCCATTCTCATAGACCGACTCTTGGCATCGCGACCAAAATAATAGTCCTCTATGGTCTTAGAAGATATTAACGCTCTCCCCGGGTTGAA encodes:
- the SQS1 gene encoding Sqs1p → MAKRHSHYQGSRGRHARGGSNSKRGGKGNAKGPSTGRNTKKKSVPTNNWHNSSVPLGGGDLADLGADFNPGRALISSKTIEDYYFGRDAKSRSMRMGGMRPGHRNDSSNNLQEGKATFRKRPMEFVKAKEVYDPSHDMVQKLQEKSLAAHNRDLADTKAPADEETTEQVYTAQDVGNEYIRSEDDESPISPPSLSSLSSSTSEIKDTELFFVDEEGQKRLDSNKIKRVRIEEVLKPKEIAVEFNPILTIGKVELNVAEGDENEDVGVDVPNKGSKTYHPFADYISGVMQNMENNDSSDDELAYEIETENSSDAQYERFDDSDVEDESYFDDYYLNAPNDVSLLPSPSPQLTQDIKSLSTNGNKAPEDQDGNVQSPVSDEVEFGFKEEDFVINTNDIVVTNIRMGGADNSYYLQCYRLLGDYDFHWIDQDLLADFIIDDLGLPEYRLSAYLNFVKNSLIPKVEPPEPTYSDIQISDSSDEEDKYDEDLDSSIVYSDMEEGLNDLIAYTLKHDIDRSRTFESKSLETKGKGKKKKLLIDESLALDTETMITLQNKLSKRLENKAKKRKDKEDFIDKENKNSDDLFKKYPYGFHVQNIRDEFELFLSRNKDRLTFPPLDPHGNKTVMKLAKHYNMKTSKIGKANHTSVVVEKVKKTKWSTPSHNLIDQLLRQRPVFMRIDVKRPREEQAVFERTKTIRGKFQIKEGEIVGKDAPEIGNENIGRRMLEKLGWRSGEGLGIQGNKGISEPIFAKIKKSRSGLRHSDN